From Malus sylvestris chromosome 1, drMalSylv7.2, whole genome shotgun sequence:
TTAGTTGTCAGAAAACAATTTTAGGTTTTCCAAGCAATCAATCCCAACAGACCTTTTAAGTACATAAATAGTGGGTCTGTTGAAAGATTTGaactttgtttttgtatgttttgttTATCTTTTTGGTTATTCAAGTAGCTTTGATTTTATGTGATCCTCATTTGCATAGATGAAAAAGCACTTATTAAGTTGGCTGATTTAAGTGCTTTCTGTTTCCCAAATGACTTGTTATTAAAGTTTCAAGCTTGTTAAATTTCCTCATCTAGGGTTTGTGTTTTGCTTTTCAGTTTTGCAACTTTGCTATAATCAGCTCACCGGAAGCATTCCCACGCAGCTGGGATCTTTGAAAAACCTGAGCGTTCTTGCTCTGCAATCTAACCACTTAACCGGCGCAATACCGGCAAGTTTGGGGGACTTAGAAATGTTGATGAGACTGGATTTGAGTGTCAATCATCTTTTCGGTTCTATTCCCACAAAACTTGCTGATGCCCCGGTGCTTGAAGTTCTAGACGTTCGGAATAATACTCTATCCGGCAATGTACCTCTTGGTAAGAACAGTCTaacatctcaaattctgacctTTAGAAGAAGAAATTGCAGTACCCATTACTCATGTTGAAATGTTGAAAAAGTAATAAAACCCTTGATCAATTTCAGCTTTGAAGAGACTTAATGAAGGATTCTCCTATGAAAACAATCTGGGATTATGTGGAGCTGGATTCATGTCCTTAACCGCCTGCACTACTTCCGGTCATCCCAACGCGAGTAGACCCGAACCCTTTGGAGCCGGCGTGCCAACAAGAGACTTCCCGGAAACTGCAAATGTGCCTTTGCCCTGCAACCAAACTCGTTGCTCCAATTTGTCAAAATCCCATCAAGCCTCtgttgctgttgttgttggTGTCATTGTAGTAACTATTGCATTATCAGGTGTGGGGTTTGTATTCTTTACCCAACACCGACGCAGGAAACAGAAGCTTGGTAACTCATTTGATACCGCTGAAGGCCGTTTTAGTACTGACGAGGCCAAAGCCAATGGAGTTTACAGGAAGAATGGATCTCCTCTCATCAGCCTTGAGTATGCCAACGGCTGGGATCCTTTAGCTAATGGGAGGAATTTAAGTGTGTTTGCACAAGAAGTCTTCGGTAGCTTTAGATTCAATTTGGAAGAGGTGGAGACGGCTACTCAGTATTTCTCAGAGGTGAATTTATTGGGTAAGAGTAACTTCTCTGCAACATATAAAGGAATACTACGAGATGGGTCTGCTGTTGccattaagagcattggcaaatCATGCTGCAAGACGGAGGAATCTGAATTCTTGAAGGGATTGAACATGTTAACCTCGTTGAGGCACGAAAATTTGGTGAAGTTGAGAGGGTTTTGTTGCTCAAAGGGCCGGGGAGAATGCTTCCTCATTTATGACTTCGTTCCAAATGGAAATTTGCTGCAGTATCTTGATGTCAAGGACGGCGACAGCCATGTTCTTGAATGGACTACTAGGGTTTGTATTGTGAAGGGCATTGCTAAAGGTCAGTATATGTTCCTTTTTAGCTATTTTACATGGAGTCAGTTTCTGATTTATCTGTACTGAGCTTTGTTCTGTTGGTCAGGTCTATCCTATTTACATGGATACAAGCCAAACAAACCTCCCCTTGTTCACCAAAACATCTCGGCTGAGAAGGTGCTGATCGACCAGCGATACAACCCCTTGCTCTCCGACTCTGGCCTGCACAAGCTTCTAACCAATGATGTTGTCTTCTCAGCACTCAAGGCCAGCGCTGCAATGGGATACCTAGCTCCCGAGTACACCACCACAGGACGGTTCACAGAGAAAAGTGACGTTTATGCATTTGGGGTGCTCATTCTCCAAATCCTATCAGGGAAGCGGAAAGTCACCAGCGCAATGCGCGTTGGTGCTGAGTCAGGCAGGTTCCAAGATTTCATCGACCAAAACCTCAATGGAAGGTTCTTCGAATACGAAGCATCCAAGCTTGCAAAGACTGCTTTGCTTTGCACCCATGAGTCTGCGATTGAGAGACCTTCCATGGAAGAAGTTGTTCAGGAGTTGAGTAATTGTAGCAGTTGTGTCTGACTCCTGGGTGCTGTCTTTTTTGTTCAACCATTGCGTCAGGACTATTCAGATCGGTAATGGACGACTAATGGTTAGCTGAAAACTAACTGCTAACTTCCGATGTAATTCTAGGATTTTTATGTTGTAATGTTGTGTCCTCTTTCTTGAGGACCAAGCTTTGTTGTGAACGCTGTTAGACCATTGTTTAATGTAGCCTACTACTAGCCTTTAGATGGTTCTTTATATTTTGACAAAGTAAaattctaatctaatctaattTACGGGGAAGGGTATTTGAACTTGGGCGTAGCGGAGGGGGGAGGCACACTACCCTTGCCAACTATTTAAACCGGCATTTGTTGAGGTTGGATATTATGAGGGATTTTCTTATTAATCGCATGTTTTTTAGTGCATATTCGTTTTTTGATTACTTTCATCGGCGGTGATCTATTGGCCTGCAAACCAAGACATCAGTTTGAAGGATCTCCTTGTCTCCAAATCATAGAGAAGTATGATTTGGCTTTTGTACTGATTAATTGCCAAGTTGTTCATAATTTAAGGTTTTGGTTCTCACCCTACACCCTGGTGTCTACAGAACTATATGGGCATCAGACCGAAGGTTGCTGTAGTTTTTGGGCTTGAAGAAGCTGCCTAACCCATACAAAATTCCACAGTTCAGCTCTCTTTCAATTGTAGTGGGAAGCCACCGAACCTTGTAGCATACGTGAGCATGTTGAATCTAGTGTTGAGGTCAAATTAAACACTCTCTAAGTTCTCATGTTATTAAAAGAACATGAGTTGGCTAGCTGGGGGtaaagtgaaaagaaaactaatgaaaatgacttgaaaactttgagttttaactataaggacaaaataaagggtaaagtgattAGTATCaagtttgattttttagtgtaaaaatgtgatttttcgttaaaatgaacagcaCTGCGAGTTTTTTGTTAAATCTCCCGAAACACGCCCTAAGTTCAATATTATGATTTCGCAGTTCACTTCATCACCAAAAACCCTTTGACTACACAGTTAACATaaataagtttaaaacacttgtAAAAAATTTAACGCGTTAATAATAAAATGCATTTCCCAAAAACTTTAACTTTCTAGAAAAGTAATCCCATCACTCTAATCATGTTTTCTCAATAGTCAGTGAACGGTGAAAATTGACTTTCATTAAGTCTACTTGAGTTGGTTGTGCTAGGCTGAGTAAGTAAGATTCTAAGTAACTAATTCGATAGATCAcaaagctttctctctctaaattttcttttatacaGTTTCGTTCTTCATACGATTTCGTATCATCCCTgtacaaaatttataaaaaggcCCTCCTTCAAAGCAAAGTCCATCGAGAGTGGATTACCCGGCACCCAACACACAAAACAGGCCGGCCCCCAGCCAAATCACTCCACCCCAGCCGAATAGACTGGCACCCAACCCAAGCCAGGCAAAAAGATCGGCCCAGAATCAACAGACCCAACTGCTGGGCCATCCACGTTGTCGATGTCGACGCCAGCTCTTCCCACAACCTTCAACCTCTCGCGCAGAGGACTTGAACACCGTGTGGGTGATCTTGGTCCCACTACACACGATCAACACGTCGCAGAGCGAGATCTTGGTGCAGAGCTGCTCGGGGCTGAGATTGTATGAGCAGTTGacattagagcaagtccactaGGAGTGGATTGCCCGGCGGCGCGAGCTTTTCTGAGATGAGGACGATGGGATTGGCGTTGAGTTCGCAGTACACAACACCACGACCAGCCACGGAGGAGCTCGGCGGTGCGAGGTGGGAGTTACTGAGAAAGCAAAGAGGGAGGCCTTGGAGGTGAGAGAGAGGGTGGGGAATCGGAAAAATGGGGAGCGGATTTGGGACGGCGACGGTGTGTGTCAAGTGTATATGGGTGtaatttataataatattttataagggaattgttattagcactccaaaaatctcat
This genomic window contains:
- the LOC126632098 gene encoding probable leucine-rich repeat receptor-like protein kinase At1g35710, with protein sequence MGFAVLLISFLIFFTNPLWVCGNLELKALLDMKSLLDPQSLYLSSWTVNGNPCGGSFEGIGCNEAGQVANISLQGKGLTGKLSPAIAGLKHLTGIYLHYNSLHGEIPREIANLTELSDLYLNVNNLSGVIPPEIGNMSNLQVLQLCYNQLTGSIPTQLGSLKNLSVLALQSNHLTGAIPASLGDLEMLMRLDLSVNHLFGSIPTKLADAPVLEVLDVRNNTLSGNVPLALKRLNEGFSYENNLGLCGAGFMSLTACTTSGHPNASRPEPFGAGVPTRDFPETANVPLPCNQTRCSNLSKSHQASVAVVVGVIVVTIALSGVGFVFFTQHRRRKQKLGNSFDTAEGRFSTDEAKANGVYRKNGSPLISLEYANGWDPLANGRNLSVFAQEVFGSFRFNLEEVETATQYFSEVNLLGKSNFSATYKGILRDGSAVAIKSIGKSCCKTEESEFLKGLNMLTSLRHENLVKLRGFCCSKGRGECFLIYDFVPNGNLLQYLDVKDGDSHVLEWTTRVCIVKGIAKGLSYLHGYKPNKPPLVHQNISAEKVLIDQRYNPLLSDSGLHKLLTNDVVFSALKASAAMGYLAPEYTTTGRFTEKSDVYAFGVLILQILSGKRKVTSAMRVGAESGRFQDFIDQNLNGRFFEYEASKLAKTALLCTHESAIERPSMEEVVQELSNCSSCV